A DNA window from Actinomadura coerulea contains the following coding sequences:
- a CDS encoding RtcB family protein codes for MPYQTLKGGRVPIRMWTDPETVEDLALDQLRNVSALPWVEGLAVMPDVHYGKGATVGSVIAMRDAVSPAAVGVDIGCGMTAVRSSLTVEDMPDDLAGLRGRLEKAIPVGRGSHKNAVDPSALPGLRERGWYDFWKGFDDLHPAVRSRHGRARSQMGTLGGGNHFLELCADDEGAIWLVLHSGSRNIGNELAEHHIEAARKLPHNQDLPDGDLAVFLKGTAKMDAYRHDLFWAQEYARRNRAVMTALAQNVVTRQFGEKRCRWGEAISCHHNYVAEEEYGGVELLVTRKGAIRAGRGDLGIIPGSMATGTYIVRGLGNETAYNSASHGAGRRMSRTKARKHFTVEDLVEQTRGVECRKDGGVVDEIPGAYKDLDAVIEAQSDLVEVVAHLRQLICVKG; via the coding sequence ATGCCGTACCAGACCCTGAAGGGCGGCCGCGTCCCGATCCGGATGTGGACCGACCCCGAGACCGTCGAGGACCTCGCCCTCGACCAGCTGCGCAACGTCTCCGCCCTGCCGTGGGTGGAGGGCCTCGCGGTGATGCCCGACGTCCACTACGGCAAGGGCGCCACCGTCGGCTCGGTGATCGCGATGAGGGACGCGGTGTCCCCGGCCGCCGTCGGCGTCGACATCGGCTGCGGCATGACGGCCGTCAGGTCGTCCCTCACCGTCGAGGACATGCCCGACGACCTGGCGGGGCTGCGCGGCCGCCTGGAGAAGGCGATCCCGGTGGGCCGCGGCTCGCACAAGAACGCCGTCGACCCGTCCGCGCTTCCGGGCCTCAGGGAACGCGGCTGGTACGACTTCTGGAAGGGGTTCGACGACCTGCACCCGGCGGTGCGCTCCCGGCACGGACGCGCCCGCTCGCAGATGGGCACGCTCGGCGGCGGCAACCACTTCCTGGAGCTGTGCGCGGACGACGAGGGCGCGATCTGGCTCGTCCTGCACTCGGGGTCGCGCAACATCGGCAACGAGCTCGCCGAGCACCACATCGAGGCCGCCCGCAAGCTGCCGCACAACCAGGACCTGCCGGACGGCGACCTCGCCGTGTTCCTCAAGGGGACCGCGAAGATGGACGCCTACCGCCACGACCTGTTCTGGGCGCAGGAGTACGCGCGCCGCAACCGCGCCGTCATGACCGCGCTCGCGCAGAACGTCGTCACCAGGCAGTTCGGCGAGAAGCGCTGCAGGTGGGGCGAGGCCATCTCCTGCCACCACAACTACGTGGCGGAGGAGGAGTACGGCGGCGTCGAGCTGCTCGTCACCCGCAAGGGCGCGATCCGCGCCGGCCGCGGCGACCTCGGGATCATCCCGGGCTCCATGGCGACCGGCACCTACATCGTGCGCGGCCTCGGCAACGAGACCGCCTACAACTCGGCCTCCCACGGCGCGGGCCGCAGGATGAGCCGCACCAAGGCCCGCAAGCACTTCACGGTCGAGGACCTGGTCGAGCAGACCAGGGGCGTCGAGTGCCGCAAGGACGGCGGCGTCGTGGACGAGATCCCCGGCGCCTACAAGGACCTCGACGCGGTGATCGAGGCCCAGTCCGACCTCGTCGAGGTCGTGGCGCACCTCCGCCAGCTCATCTGCGTGAAGGGCTGA
- a CDS encoding SelB C-terminal domain-containing protein: MHVVTTAGHGGHGKSALVRALTGMRPGETGAWTELPSGRRVAFVDAPGDERSVPDWLAGAAPASAVLLTVAADEGWMPQTREHLEALAALGVRSGVLAVTKADAADPRPALRQIRERLTGTALRGAEAVAVSADTGAGVAELAAALDRLAGRLPVPDPAAPVRLWADRAFTAGRQAVIAGTLTAGTVAVGDELLLMPAGERVRVRTIGCAGEPRESVGGVSRVVVTLRDAGRVDPGMALVTPGAWTHTTSVDVRTRFGEASGRLARRMTLHIGSAAVAVGLRPLGPDTARLTLNARLALHLGDAGLLRDPDRRSIAGVSVLDVRPPTLVRRGAGAARARELATWPDRPDGAVVLRRHGVLRRSELSLMGCAPPPGAVALDGEWIADPAHWRSLFDRLAEEAARHAAESPGAPGVPLEAVRLRLGLPSRQAAAALVRPPLRLEAGRVYGPSPDPAPEPAAEPAPTAVAAEPPPPWAEAVRRLRDDLAGAPFDPPSAERLEELGLTGDTLAGAERAGEVLRIDDGVVLLPGADREALRVLSGLPQPFTPAQAGDALGTGRDVATALLRHLDRLGLTERRQGENRLNPDG, translated from the coding sequence ATGCACGTCGTCACCACCGCCGGACACGGTGGGCACGGCAAGTCGGCGCTCGTACGAGCCCTCACGGGCATGCGGCCCGGTGAGACGGGCGCCTGGACGGAGCTGCCCTCGGGGCGGCGCGTCGCGTTCGTCGACGCGCCCGGGGACGAGCGGTCCGTCCCGGACTGGCTCGCCGGGGCGGCGCCCGCGTCCGCGGTCCTGCTCACCGTCGCCGCCGACGAGGGGTGGATGCCGCAGACCCGCGAGCACCTGGAGGCCCTCGCCGCGCTCGGCGTCCGGTCCGGCGTCCTCGCGGTCACCAAGGCCGACGCCGCCGACCCCAGGCCCGCGCTGCGCCAGATCCGCGAACGGCTGACCGGTACCGCGCTGCGCGGCGCGGAGGCCGTCGCGGTGAGCGCCGACACCGGCGCCGGGGTGGCCGAGCTGGCCGCCGCGCTCGACCGCCTCGCCGGCCGGCTGCCCGTGCCCGACCCCGCCGCCCCGGTGCGCCTGTGGGCGGACCGCGCGTTCACCGCCGGGCGGCAGGCCGTCATCGCCGGCACCCTCACCGCCGGGACGGTCGCCGTGGGGGACGAGCTGCTCCTCATGCCCGCGGGCGAGCGGGTCCGCGTCCGGACGATCGGCTGCGCCGGCGAGCCCCGCGAGTCGGTCGGCGGCGTCTCCCGCGTCGTGGTGACGCTGCGCGACGCCGGGCGCGTCGACCCCGGCATGGCCCTGGTCACACCGGGCGCCTGGACGCACACCACCTCCGTCGACGTCCGCACACGCTTCGGCGAGGCGTCCGGCAGGCTCGCGCGGCGGATGACGCTGCACATCGGGTCGGCCGCCGTCGCGGTCGGGCTGCGGCCCCTCGGCCCCGACACCGCGCGCCTGACCCTGAACGCCCGGCTCGCCCTGCACCTCGGCGACGCCGGGCTCCTGCGCGACCCCGACCGCCGCTCCATCGCCGGGGTGAGCGTCCTGGACGTCCGGCCGCCGACCCTCGTGCGCCGCGGCGCGGGCGCCGCCCGCGCCCGCGAGCTGGCGACCTGGCCCGACCGTCCGGACGGCGCCGTCGTGCTCCGCCGGCACGGCGTGCTGCGGCGCTCGGAGCTGTCGCTCATGGGCTGCGCGCCGCCGCCCGGCGCCGTCGCCCTGGACGGCGAGTGGATCGCCGACCCGGCGCACTGGAGGTCGCTGTTCGACCGGCTCGCCGAGGAGGCGGCCCGGCACGCCGCCGAGAGCCCCGGCGCCCCCGGCGTCCCGCTGGAGGCCGTCCGGCTCCGCCTCGGCCTGCCCTCCCGCCAGGCCGCCGCGGCGCTCGTCCGGCCCCCGCTGCGCCTGGAGGCGGGACGCGTCTACGGCCCGTCCCCGGACCCCGCCCCGGAGCCGGCCGCCGAGCCCGCCCCGACGGCGGTCGCCGCGGAACCGCCCCCGCCCTGGGCCGAGGCCGTGCGGCGGCTCCGCGACGACCTCGCCGGCGCCCCGTTCGACCCGCCCAGCGCCGAGCGCCTCGAGGAACTGGGCCTCACCGGCGACACCCTCGCCGGCGCGGAACGCGCGGGCGAGGTCCTGCGGATCGACGACGGCGTCGTGCTGCTCCCGGGCGCCGACCGGGAGGCGCTGCGCGTCCTGTCGGGCCTCCCGCAGCCGTTCACGCCCGCCCAGGCCGGCGACGCCCTCGGGACCGGACGCGACGTCGCCACGGCGCTGCTGCGCCACCTCGACCGGCTCGGCCTCACCGAGCGCCGCCAGGGCGAAAACCGGTTGAACCCGGACGGGTGA
- a CDS encoding MFS transporter yields the protein MTGVPAARRTGAPAGAAGSPAAPGAGAPAARPTGPTLLALAVAGMVVSVQQTLVLPLLPQLMTRFQAPITDVTWVFTASLLAGAVATPLLTRFGDMYGKKRMILLALVLLLAGSVVCAVSGSLPVLIAGRALQGVSAAMIPLAIGMIRDTFPAERVTTAIGIVSATMGVGGSAGMIVTGLIATRTGSHHPVFWIAAALAAAGLALVAATARDVGVRTGGRPDLPGAVLLACWLVCLLLGISQGNAWGWTSGGVLALFGAAVALCAVWVAVEMRVRAPMVRLNLLVGPRSLSANVVSALLGFSMFAAFTLIAGFVQARPEEVGYGLGGSVLDVGLYMLPSTATMLVFSAMAGRVAARLGPAYTLAIGSAFAGLCYAWLAVSNSHGYDMLAFSAIQGVGFGIAYAALGTLAVRHVPMDQSGIASGINSLVRTTGGSVAGAVTASILAGRAAGPGVPSLGAYELCFWVVSAGAALAAVIAVAHALRHPG from the coding sequence ATGACCGGCGTCCCGGCGGCTCGCAGGACAGGCGCCCCGGCCGGCGCGGCCGGCTCCCCCGCGGCCCCCGGAGCCGGCGCCCCGGCGGCCCGGCCCACCGGCCCCACCCTGCTCGCGCTCGCCGTCGCCGGGATGGTCGTGTCGGTGCAGCAGACGCTCGTGCTGCCGCTGCTGCCGCAGCTCATGACCCGGTTCCAGGCCCCCATCACGGACGTGACGTGGGTGTTCACCGCGTCCCTGCTGGCCGGCGCCGTCGCCACCCCGCTGCTGACGCGGTTCGGCGACATGTACGGCAAGAAGCGGATGATCCTGCTGGCCCTCGTGCTGCTGCTGGCCGGCTCGGTGGTGTGCGCGGTGTCCGGCTCGCTGCCGGTGCTGATCGCCGGGCGCGCCCTGCAGGGCGTCTCGGCGGCGATGATCCCGCTCGCCATCGGCATGATCCGCGACACGTTCCCGGCCGAGCGGGTGACCACGGCGATCGGCATCGTCAGCGCCACCATGGGCGTCGGCGGCAGCGCCGGCATGATCGTGACCGGGCTGATCGCCACCCGCACCGGCAGCCACCACCCGGTGTTCTGGATCGCCGCCGCGCTGGCGGCGGCCGGGCTGGCGCTGGTCGCCGCGACGGCGCGCGACGTCGGCGTCCGCACCGGCGGGCGGCCCGACCTGCCGGGCGCGGTCCTGCTCGCCTGCTGGCTGGTCTGCCTGCTGCTCGGCATCAGCCAGGGCAACGCGTGGGGCTGGACGTCCGGCGGGGTCCTCGCCCTGTTCGGCGCCGCGGTCGCCCTCTGCGCGGTCTGGGTGGCGGTCGAAATGCGGGTCCGCGCGCCCATGGTGCGACTGAACCTGCTGGTCGGCCCCCGGTCGCTGTCGGCCAACGTCGTCTCGGCGCTGCTCGGCTTCTCGATGTTCGCCGCGTTCACGCTGATCGCCGGCTTCGTCCAGGCGCGGCCGGAGGAGGTCGGCTACGGGCTCGGCGGCTCGGTGCTGGACGTCGGGCTCTACATGCTGCCGAGCACCGCGACGATGCTGGTGTTCTCGGCGATGGCCGGGCGGGTCGCGGCGCGCCTCGGCCCCGCGTACACCCTCGCGATCGGGTCGGCGTTCGCCGGGCTGTGCTACGCGTGGCTCGCGGTGTCGAACTCGCACGGGTACGACATGCTCGCGTTCAGCGCCATCCAGGGCGTCGGGTTCGGGATCGCCTACGCCGCGCTCGGCACCCTCGCCGTCCGGCACGTCCCGATGGACCAGAGCGGCATCGCCAGCGGCATCAACTCGCTCGTCCGCACCACGGGCGGCAGCGTCGCGGGCGCCGTCACGGCGTCGATCCTGGCCGGGCGGGCCGCGGGCCCCGGCGTCCCCTCACTCGGCGCCTACGAGCTGTGCTTCTGGGTGGTCTCCGCGGGGGCGGCGCTGGCCGCCGTCATCGCCGTCGCGCACGCCCTGCGCCACCCCGGGTAG
- a CDS encoding propionyl-CoA synthetase gives MLLGGLRGGGAGRRHRRRARPAPPRVDPARRRGPLTNRPRAMPYRGAARTAATPVRASAQIRARTRHREDDMGAYAAAYERSIADPTRFWGLAARDVRWLVPPDRVLDDGAPPFYRWFTGGELNTCDNALDRHVEEGRGEQAALIYDSPVTGTVRTYTYRELTGLVAGFAGALRALGVDRGDRVVIYLPMVPEAVIAMLACARLGAVHSVVFGGFAARELAVRIDDARPKAVVSASCGIEAGRVVPYKPLLDRALELARHKVERCVIRQREQLHADLVRPRDVEWDEAVAAAEPAGCVPVAATDPLYILYTSGTTGRPKGVVRDNGGHAVALRWSMENVFGVGRGDVFWAASDVGWVVGHSYIVYAPLLTGCTTVLYEGKPVGTPDAGAFWRVAAQHRVKALFTAPTAIRAIKKEDPEGTLLAGHDLSALETLFLAGERLDPDTYRWASRVLDRPVIDHWWQTETGWPIVANLRGLEPMPVKAGSPSVPVPGYDVRVLGPDGSPVPPGADGDIAIRLPLPPGTLPTLWQDDERFVESYLTRFPGHYLTGDGGHVDEDGYVWVMGRTDDVINVAGHRLSTGTMEEVISSHPAVAECAVIGVQDALKGQVPRGLVVLKSGILAEPGEVCAELVAMVREQIGPVAALKEITVVPALPKTRSGKILRGVMRGIADGQEVAVPSTIEDPDVLDGLRPVLRRT, from the coding sequence GTGCTTCTGGGTGGTCTCCGCGGGGGCGGCGCTGGCCGCCGTCATCGCCGTCGCGCACGCCCTGCGCCACCCCGGGTAGACCCCGCCCGGCGGCGCGGGCCCTTGACGAACCGGCCCCGCGCCATGCCCTATAGGGGTGCGGCCCGAACCGCGGCGACGCCGGTCCGGGCCTCCGCGCAGATCCGGGCCAGGACCCGTCACCGGGAGGACGACATGGGCGCCTACGCGGCCGCGTACGAACGCAGCATCGCCGATCCGACCCGCTTCTGGGGGCTGGCGGCACGGGACGTGCGGTGGCTCGTCCCGCCGGACCGGGTGCTGGACGACGGGGCGCCGCCCTTCTACCGGTGGTTCACCGGCGGTGAGCTCAACACCTGCGACAACGCGCTGGACCGGCACGTCGAGGAGGGCCGCGGCGAGCAGGCCGCTTTGATCTACGACAGCCCCGTCACCGGGACCGTGCGGACCTACACCTACCGGGAGCTGACCGGCCTCGTCGCGGGGTTCGCCGGGGCGCTGCGCGCGCTGGGCGTCGACCGGGGCGACCGCGTGGTCATCTACCTGCCGATGGTGCCCGAGGCCGTCATCGCGATGCTGGCGTGCGCGCGGCTCGGCGCCGTGCACTCGGTGGTCTTCGGCGGGTTCGCGGCGCGGGAGCTGGCGGTGCGCATCGACGACGCCCGCCCGAAGGCGGTCGTGTCGGCGTCCTGCGGGATCGAGGCGGGCCGGGTGGTCCCCTACAAGCCGCTGCTCGACCGGGCGCTGGAGCTGGCCCGGCACAAGGTCGAGCGGTGCGTCATCCGGCAGCGCGAGCAGCTGCACGCCGACCTCGTCCGGCCGCGGGACGTGGAGTGGGACGAGGCCGTCGCGGCCGCCGAGCCCGCCGGGTGCGTGCCCGTCGCCGCCACCGACCCGCTCTACATCCTCTACACCTCCGGCACGACCGGGCGGCCGAAGGGCGTCGTGCGCGACAACGGCGGCCACGCGGTGGCGCTGCGCTGGTCGATGGAGAACGTGTTCGGCGTGGGGCGGGGCGACGTCTTCTGGGCGGCCTCCGACGTCGGCTGGGTCGTCGGGCACTCCTACATCGTGTACGCGCCGCTGCTCACCGGCTGCACGACCGTGCTGTACGAGGGCAAGCCGGTCGGGACGCCGGACGCGGGCGCGTTCTGGCGGGTGGCCGCGCAGCACCGGGTGAAGGCGCTGTTCACCGCGCCGACCGCGATCCGCGCCATCAAGAAGGAGGACCCCGAGGGCACGCTCCTCGCCGGGCACGACCTGTCCGCCCTGGAGACGCTGTTCCTCGCCGGCGAGCGCCTCGACCCCGACACCTACCGGTGGGCCTCGCGCGTCCTGGACCGCCCGGTGATCGACCACTGGTGGCAGACCGAGACCGGCTGGCCGATCGTGGCGAACCTGCGCGGGCTGGAGCCGATGCCGGTCAAGGCGGGGTCGCCGTCGGTGCCGGTGCCGGGGTACGACGTGCGCGTCCTCGGCCCGGACGGCTCCCCCGTCCCGCCGGGCGCCGACGGCGACATCGCGATCCGGCTGCCGCTGCCGCCCGGCACGCTGCCCACGCTGTGGCAGGACGACGAGCGCTTCGTCGAGTCGTACCTGACCAGGTTCCCCGGCCACTACCTGACCGGCGACGGCGGGCACGTCGACGAGGACGGCTACGTCTGGGTGATGGGGCGCACCGACGACGTGATCAACGTGGCCGGGCACCGGCTGTCCACCGGGACGATGGAGGAGGTCATCTCCTCCCACCCGGCCGTCGCCGAATGCGCCGTCATCGGCGTCCAGGACGCGCTCAAGGGGCAGGTGCCGCGCGGGCTGGTCGTGCTGAAGAGCGGGATCCTGGCCGAGCCGGGCGAGGTGTGCGCCGAACTGGTCGCGATGGTGCGCGAGCAGATCGGGCCCGTCGCCGCGCTCAAGGAGATCACCGTCGTGCCCGCGCTGCCGAAGACGCGCTCGGGCAAGATCCTGCGGGGCGTGATGCGGGGCATCGCCGACGGGCAGGAGGTGGCCGTCCCGTCCACGATCGAGGACCCGGACGTGCTGGACGGCCTGCGCCCCGTCCTGCGCCGCACGTAG
- a CDS encoding GlsB/YeaQ/YmgE family stress response membrane protein translates to MTIGGLVAAVVLGAAVGVLGRFVVPGRERMPAWLLMAVGVVAAFGGTGLVHLSSLGDGGWNLWEALFQIILPVAAVVLVATFWPKRTGR, encoded by the coding sequence ATGACCATCGGCGGGCTCGTGGCCGCCGTCGTCCTGGGCGCCGCCGTCGGGGTCCTGGGCAGGTTCGTCGTGCCGGGCCGCGAGAGGATGCCGGCGTGGCTGCTGATGGCGGTCGGCGTCGTCGCGGCGTTCGGCGGGACGGGTCTGGTCCACCTGTCCAGCCTCGGCGACGGAGGCTGGAACCTGTGGGAGGCGCTCTTCCAGATCATCCTCCCGGTGGCCGCCGTCGTCCTGGTGGCGACGTTCTGGCCCAAGCGAACCGGCCGCTGA
- a CDS encoding IS30 family transposase, giving the protein MPGRRLTAAERAQIEVLFGAGRSFPQIAEAIGRDRSTVWREVRRNHSYRRSDAGGGGARYPGRATTACPGGLGGLYRWTYSHVAAQRKADERARRHRPGKLIGNSGNKGRAWCQGRLWPVVRDLLVRRWSPQQIAAHLRAAYPDQPEMRVSHETIYQAIYYQARGRMRAELARQLQLRPGEGSVLRSGRAARRPPSRLARAESAARSRRPWIQGLHISARPAQAADRAVPGHWEGDLVIGARGSSAIITLVERTTRFVMLGALPHSRVSEQVTGVLTTLMRRLPAELAATLTWDQGSEMAQHADFTLATGCRVYFCDPHAPWQRGSNENTNGLLRQYFPRSSTDFRNYTQHDLDEVARQLNGRPRQTLNWKTPAQALNEYLVATTA; this is encoded by the coding sequence GTGCCGGGAAGACGTCTGACAGCTGCTGAGCGCGCGCAGATCGAGGTGTTGTTCGGTGCGGGCCGGTCGTTTCCGCAGATCGCGGAGGCGATCGGCCGGGACCGGTCAACTGTGTGGCGGGAGGTGCGCCGTAACCACTCCTATCGGCGGTCGGACGCCGGTGGGGGCGGGGCGCGGTATCCGGGCCGGGCGACCACCGCGTGTCCGGGCGGGCTGGGCGGGCTGTACCGGTGGACGTACTCGCATGTGGCCGCGCAGCGCAAGGCCGATGAGCGGGCGCGTCGGCACCGGCCGGGCAAGTTGATCGGCAACAGCGGGAACAAGGGCCGGGCCTGGTGCCAGGGCCGGTTGTGGCCGGTGGTGCGTGATCTGCTGGTGCGGCGGTGGTCGCCGCAGCAGATCGCGGCGCACCTGCGCGCCGCCTATCCTGACCAGCCGGAGATGCGAGTGTCGCACGAGACGATTTATCAGGCGATCTACTACCAGGCCCGGGGCCGGATGCGGGCCGAGCTGGCCCGGCAGCTGCAGTTGCGGCCGGGGGAGGGGTCGGTGCTGCGCAGCGGCCGCGCCGCCCGCCGTCCGCCCTCGCGTCTGGCCCGCGCCGAGAGCGCGGCGCGCAGCCGCCGGCCCTGGATCCAGGGCCTGCACATCTCGGCCCGGCCCGCCCAGGCGGCCGACCGGGCGGTGCCGGGGCACTGGGAGGGCGACCTGGTGATCGGGGCCCGCGGATCCAGCGCCATCATCACCCTGGTCGAGCGCACCACCCGGTTCGTGATGCTCGGCGCGTTGCCGCACTCACGCGTGTCCGAGCAGGTCACCGGCGTGCTGACCACTTTGATGCGGCGGTTGCCGGCCGAGCTGGCCGCGACCTTGACCTGGGACCAGGGATCGGAGATGGCCCAGCACGCCGACTTCACCCTGGCCACCGGGTGCCGGGTCTACTTCTGCGACCCGCACGCGCCCTGGCAGCGCGGCTCCAACGAGAACACCAACGGGCTGCTGCGCCAGTACTTCCCCCGCTCCTCCACCGACTTCCGCAACTACACCCAGCACGACCTCGACGAAGTCGCCCGCCAGCTCAACGGACGACCCCGCCAAACCCTGAACTGGAAAACCCCAGCCCAAGCACTCAACGAATACCTCGTTGCAACAACCGCTTGA
- the selD gene encoding selenide, water dikinase SelD, whose translation MTRPAPVARLTQYARGGGSSKIPPGELERVVAGLTGGDDALLVGGPDGDGAAVLRLDGGRAVVSTADFRTPVVDDAYDWGRIAAANALSDVYAVGGVPLMALNLLGWPADALPAELAREVLRGGRDMAARAGVAIAGGHSIEDPEPKYGLAVTGTADPDRLLRLDAGRPGVPLTLTKPLGVGALNARHRATGEVFPHAVAAMTELNAAAGAAALARGAACATAVSGFGLLGHLYKLARASGVTAVVDASAVPYLDGARAAVRDGFVPGGTRRNLAWVSPHTLFRRIAEEERLLLADAQTSGGLLVAGEIPGAPIVGELTPKARHPVIIR comes from the coding sequence GTGACCCGACCCGCCCCCGTGGCCCGCCTGACGCAGTACGCACGCGGCGGCGGCTCCAGCAAGATCCCGCCCGGGGAGCTGGAGCGGGTCGTGGCCGGCCTCACCGGCGGGGACGACGCCCTCCTCGTCGGCGGTCCCGACGGCGACGGCGCCGCCGTGCTGCGTCTCGACGGCGGGCGGGCCGTGGTCTCCACCGCCGACTTCCGCACCCCCGTCGTCGACGACGCCTACGACTGGGGGCGGATCGCCGCCGCCAACGCGCTGTCCGACGTCTACGCCGTCGGGGGAGTGCCGCTGATGGCCCTGAACCTGCTCGGCTGGCCCGCCGACGCGCTGCCCGCCGAGCTGGCCCGCGAGGTGCTGCGCGGCGGCCGGGACATGGCGGCCCGGGCCGGCGTCGCGATCGCCGGCGGGCACAGCATCGAGGACCCCGAGCCGAAGTACGGCCTCGCGGTCACCGGGACCGCCGACCCGGACCGGCTGCTGCGGCTGGACGCGGGCCGCCCCGGCGTCCCGCTCACGCTGACCAAGCCGCTCGGGGTCGGCGCGCTCAACGCCCGGCACCGGGCGACCGGGGAGGTGTTCCCGCACGCGGTCGCGGCCATGACGGAGCTGAACGCGGCGGCGGGCGCGGCCGCCCTCGCACGCGGCGCCGCGTGCGCCACCGCCGTCTCCGGCTTCGGCCTGCTCGGCCACCTGTACAAGCTGGCGCGGGCGAGCGGCGTCACCGCCGTCGTGGACGCCTCCGCCGTCCCCTACCTCGACGGCGCGCGCGCCGCGGTGCGCGACGGGTTCGTGCCCGGCGGCACCCGCCGCAACCTCGCGTGGGTGTCGCCGCACACCCTCTTCCGCCGGATCGCCGAGGAGGAGCGGCTGCTGCTGGCCGACGCCCAGACCTCCGGCGGCCTGCTGGTGGCCGGAGAGATCCCGGGCGCGCCGATAGTAGGCGAACTAACCCCCAAGGCTCGCCACCCCGTCATCATCCGCTGA
- a CDS encoding AMP-dependent synthetase/ligase, producing the protein MGIQEQRADLDRAVAGQTICTALAATAARHGGRPAYSDRIDGEWRTLTWADTRTRALETAAGFAALGLEAGDVVALMMPNRSEHVLADLGAVHAGGVPTTVYATLAPDQVAFVAGHCSARYAVLDGADQLGRWLPVLDRLQHLRKIIVVDSGACPPGDRFLAWDDFTELGRRELAADPLATDRRWQAVGPGDTATLLYTSGTTGDPKGVLITHSMALHEAEMVERSSVLPEHPAGISYLPFAHIADRVLSYYLPVRLASHVHFCPDPAQLTTVLGEVRPHSFFGVPRVWEKIMAGIQAVLSAERDEARKRAVAAALDAGRAYVTAQEHGSTLTPPIAEAFERADQAVLTPMRALLGLDRVRQASSAAAPLPVEVARFFAGLGLKIFDAYGMTETTGAITANLADSFKLGTVGRPFPGVELRLADDGEILVRGATCTPGYLNRPDATADLIDGDGWVHTGDIGRLDEDGFLTVVDRKKELIITAGGENIAPSLVENHLKEHPLVGQALAFGDRRPYVVALITLDGEVAPVWAAAHGVDTTDLAALADHPLVLEEVARAVEDANARLARVQQVKRWRLLTAEWTAESEELTPTLKLKRRVVHTKYAADIDSLYTG; encoded by the coding sequence ATGGGGATCCAGGAACAGCGGGCCGACCTCGACCGGGCCGTCGCGGGGCAGACCATCTGCACCGCCCTCGCCGCGACCGCCGCGCGGCACGGCGGCAGGCCCGCCTACTCCGACCGGATCGACGGCGAGTGGCGCACGCTCACCTGGGCGGACACCCGGACCCGCGCGCTGGAGACCGCCGCCGGATTCGCCGCCCTCGGCCTGGAGGCCGGCGACGTCGTCGCGCTGATGATGCCGAACCGCTCCGAGCACGTGCTGGCCGACCTCGGCGCCGTGCACGCCGGCGGCGTCCCCACGACGGTCTACGCGACGCTCGCGCCCGACCAGGTCGCGTTCGTCGCCGGGCACTGCTCGGCCAGGTACGCCGTGCTGGACGGCGCGGACCAGCTCGGCCGCTGGCTGCCCGTCCTGGACCGCCTCCAGCACCTCCGCAAGATCATCGTGGTGGACTCCGGCGCCTGCCCGCCCGGCGACCGCTTCCTCGCCTGGGACGACTTCACCGAGCTCGGCCGCCGCGAGCTCGCCGCCGACCCGCTCGCCACCGACCGGCGCTGGCAGGCGGTCGGGCCCGGGGACACCGCCACCCTCCTGTACACCTCCGGCACCACCGGCGACCCCAAGGGCGTCCTGATCACGCACTCGATGGCGCTGCACGAGGCGGAGATGGTCGAGCGCAGCTCCGTCCTGCCCGAGCACCCGGCCGGCATCTCCTACCTGCCGTTCGCGCACATCGCCGACCGCGTCCTCAGCTACTACCTGCCGGTCCGGCTGGCCTCCCACGTCCACTTCTGCCCCGACCCGGCCCAGCTCACGACCGTCCTCGGCGAGGTGCGGCCGCACTCCTTCTTCGGCGTCCCGCGCGTCTGGGAGAAGATCATGGCCGGCATCCAGGCGGTGCTGTCGGCCGAGCGGGACGAGGCGAGGAAGCGGGCGGTCGCCGCCGCCCTGGACGCCGGCCGCGCGTACGTGACGGCGCAGGAGCACGGCAGCACCCTCACCCCGCCGATCGCCGAGGCCTTCGAGCGGGCCGACCAGGCCGTCCTCACCCCGATGCGCGCCCTGCTCGGCCTCGACCGCGTCCGCCAGGCCTCCAGCGCCGCCGCGCCGCTGCCCGTCGAGGTGGCCCGGTTCTTCGCCGGGCTCGGCCTGAAGATCTTCGACGCCTACGGGATGACGGAGACGACCGGCGCCATCACCGCCAACCTCGCCGACTCCTTCAAGCTCGGCACCGTCGGCCGCCCGTTCCCCGGCGTCGAGCTGAGGCTCGCGGACGACGGCGAGATCCTCGTCCGCGGCGCCACCTGCACCCCCGGCTACCTGAACCGCCCCGACGCCACCGCGGACCTCATCGACGGCGACGGCTGGGTGCACACCGGCGACATCGGCCGCCTGGACGAGGACGGCTTCCTCACCGTCGTCGACCGCAAGAAGGAGCTGATCATCACCGCGGGCGGCGAGAACATCGCCCCCTCCCTGGTGGAGAACCACCTCAAGGAGCACCCGCTCGTCGGGCAGGCGCTCGCCTTCGGCGACCGCCGCCCCTACGTCGTCGCGCTCATCACGCTCGACGGCGAGGTCGCGCCCGTCTGGGCGGCCGCCCACGGCGTCGACACCACCGACCTCGCCGCCCTCGCCGACCACCCCCTCGTCCTGGAGGAGGTCGCCCGCGCGGTCGAGGACGCCAACGCCCGGCTCGCCCGCGTCCAGCAGGTCAAGCGGTGGCGCCTGCTCACCGCCGAGTGGACCGCCGAGAGCGAGGAGCTCACCCCGACCCTCAAGCTGAAGCGGCGCGTCGTGCACACCAAGTACGCCGCCGACATCGACTCCCTGTACACAGGCTAA